The following are from one region of the Hyphomicrobium album genome:
- a CDS encoding DUF6790 family protein: protein MVNVVMLLLSLTVPPVHLAVTHGPWTRRNVLRIFLVYAFVFDVGAVGFLFGFVPHVFFADQAAEMIGWPKGSMFQFEVGLHDGGWGILGFLCVFFGGGFWLATAIGWSFFMFGAAWGHVQEIVTHGNYAPYNFFPAITDTLIPIYLLGLLYAYWRAGGLDGKLAPET, encoded by the coding sequence ATGGTCAACGTCGTCATGCTGCTCTTGAGCCTCACGGTTCCGCCCGTCCACCTTGCCGTCACGCACGGGCCGTGGACGCGCCGCAACGTGCTCCGCATCTTTCTCGTCTACGCGTTCGTCTTCGACGTCGGCGCCGTCGGCTTCCTGTTCGGCTTCGTCCCCCACGTCTTCTTCGCCGACCAGGCCGCCGAGATGATCGGCTGGCCGAAGGGCAGCATGTTCCAGTTCGAGGTCGGCCTGCACGACGGCGGCTGGGGGATCCTCGGCTTCCTTTGCGTGTTCTTCGGCGGCGGCTTCTGGCTGGCGACGGCCATCGGCTGGTCGTTCTTCATGTTCGGCGCCGCCTGGGGCCACGTGCAGGAGATCGTCACGCACGGCAACTACGCGCCGTACAACTTCTTCCCGGCGATCACCGACACGCTGATTCCGATTTACCTGCTAGGTCTGCTCTACGCCTACTGGCGCGCCGGCGGCCTCGACGGCAAGCTCGCCCCGGAAACTTGA
- a CDS encoding YARHG domain-containing protein, translated as MPAPAWAQSCDQLWHARNSIFAAAGHCFKTPRAVAVFGTRCHPPYGQLTGAQQARVNSITAQERQLGCDSGSSGQDAQVPLPPQPPDTQQGGGAPDPRLNEAASVWGATKDTNSAAVLEAFVSRFGDTPFGDLARARLDEVKKSAAAKPPQPQSEASKPLAPKPEPEATGEMCPKYLPSVGRTVQAPCER; from the coding sequence AACAGCATCTTCGCGGCGGCAGGGCACTGCTTCAAGACGCCGCGCGCGGTCGCGGTGTTCGGCACGCGCTGCCACCCGCCGTATGGTCAATTAACGGGAGCCCAGCAAGCCCGCGTCAACTCCATCACGGCCCAGGAGCGGCAGCTCGGCTGCGACAGCGGATCGTCGGGGCAGGATGCCCAGGTGCCGTTACCGCCACAGCCGCCGGACACGCAGCAAGGCGGGGGCGCTCCCGACCCTCGCTTGAACGAGGCGGCCTCGGTCTGGGGTGCCACCAAGGACACCAACAGCGCCGCCGTGCTCGAAGCCTTCGTCTCGCGGTTCGGCGACACGCCCTTCGGTGATCTCGCCCGCGCCCGCTTGGACGAGGTGAAGAAGTCGGCCGCCGCAAAGCCCCCTCAACCGCAATCCGAGGCAAGCAAGCCCCTGGCGCCGAAGCCAGAGCCCGAAGCGACGGGCGAAATGTGCCCGAAGTACCTTCCGAGCGTCGGCCGCACCGTGCAGGCGCCGTGCGAGCGTTAG